A region from the Stygiolobus caldivivus genome encodes:
- a CDS encoding secondary thiamine-phosphate synthase enzyme YjbQ, with protein sequence MKVFSREFQVKTKTRFESIDITDLVQENINGVNEGVAYVIVKHTTCAVTINEAEKGLMKDYVEWAKKLVPPDGEFNHNMIDNNGHAHVISSIIGNSRVIPITNGRLDLGTWQRVILLEFDGPRTRTILVKSMGE encoded by the coding sequence ATGAAGGTATTTTCAAGGGAATTCCAAGTAAAAACTAAAACTAGATTTGAAAGTATAGACATTACAGATTTAGTCCAAGAAAATATAAATGGCGTTAATGAAGGGGTAGCCTATGTTATAGTAAAACACACTACTTGTGCAGTAACTATAAATGAAGCGGAAAAAGGGTTAATGAAGGACTATGTGGAATGGGCTAAAAAGCTTGTCCCACCCGATGGAGAGTTCAACCACAACATGATTGATAATAACGGACATGCACACGTGATCTCGTCTATTATAGGGAATTCCAGAGTAATACCAATTACTAATGGGAGACTAGACCTAGGTACATGGCAAAGGGTAATTTTATTAGAGTTCGATGGACCAAGGACTCGTACTATACTCGTTAAAAGTATGGGAGAATAA